One Myotis daubentonii chromosome 12, mMyoDau2.1, whole genome shotgun sequence genomic region harbors:
- the LOC132213379 gene encoding translation machinery-associated protein 7-like has translation MSGYESGKRKLLKQPKKQAKEVDEDDKGFKQKQKRGTEETRGVKWRPQGRAPLAMGGIKKSGKK, from the coding sequence ATGTCCGGCTACGAAAGTGGCAAAAGGAAGCTGCTGAAGCAGCCCAAGAAGCAGGCCAAGGAGGTGGATGAAGACGATAAGGGGTTCAAGCAGAAGCAAAAAAGAGGAACAGAAGAAACTCGAGGAGTAAAGTGGAGGCCACAGGGAAGGGCTCCCTTGGCCATGGGTGGAATTAAGAAATCTGGTAAAAAGTGA